A section of the Thermotoga caldifontis AZM44c09 genome encodes:
- a CDS encoding tripartite tricarboxylate transporter permease has product MEVLVQTVTVGFSQIFQPINLLLLFVGVLWGMIFGAIPGLTATMGVALAIPFTFSMKPISGLVLLTGIYIGGVSGGFISATLLNMPGTPSSITTCFDAYPMSKQGKSGLALALGLFSSFFGGMLGVFFLVSLASMIARAALKFGPFEYFSLAVMAFVAVSSMLGGNILKNLIGIALGLILSCIGADPITSIPRLTFRFTELQSGIALLPLLVGLFCIPEIIADIESEAERIVPEESRGMKLFEVFEAAKILFKQIGNALRSFAIGFIIGVFPGIGGATANIISYGVARSSSKYPEKFGTGIPDGIIASEVSNNASVGGAMVPLLALGIPGDAVTAILLGGFMIHGINPGPLMFKYNPDLVFGVYAAQFWGNVVMLLLGVLLMKFYIYSLSFPKHYLLPLITVCAAVGAFGLNNRIFDIWVMLIFGVVGYVLKKLDFPVLPIIIAFVLGPIAESNLRQGLTASAGSFAPIFTRPLSLTLLILAAFLFVLGRVLVKKGESSKC; this is encoded by the coding sequence ATGGAAGTTCTGGTTCAAACCGTGACGGTGGGTTTTTCACAGATCTTTCAGCCGATCAATCTGCTCTTGTTGTTCGTCGGTGTTCTGTGGGGCATGATCTTCGGTGCGATCCCCGGGCTCACCGCAACCATGGGTGTGGCGCTGGCGATTCCGTTCACGTTCAGCATGAAACCCATCTCTGGTCTGGTCCTGCTCACCGGCATTTACATAGGTGGAGTGTCTGGGGGTTTCATTTCTGCCACGCTTTTGAACATGCCTGGTACGCCGTCCTCGATCACGACCTGTTTCGATGCTTATCCGATGAGCAAGCAAGGAAAATCGGGTCTAGCCCTCGCACTCGGACTGTTTTCTTCCTTTTTTGGTGGCATGCTCGGCGTGTTTTTTCTCGTATCTCTGGCTTCTATGATCGCTCGGGCGGCTCTGAAATTTGGTCCATTCGAGTACTTTTCACTCGCCGTAATGGCTTTCGTTGCGGTGAGCAGCATGCTCGGTGGAAACATTCTGAAGAATCTCATAGGCATCGCTTTGGGTTTGATTCTGAGCTGTATTGGTGCCGATCCGATCACGAGCATTCCAAGACTGACCTTCAGATTCACAGAACTTCAAAGTGGCATAGCCCTGCTACCGCTCCTGGTTGGATTGTTCTGCATTCCAGAGATCATCGCCGATATCGAATCTGAAGCAGAGCGTATCGTTCCGGAAGAATCACGGGGCATGAAATTGTTTGAAGTCTTTGAAGCGGCGAAGATACTCTTCAAACAGATCGGAAACGCGTTGAGATCTTTCGCGATAGGTTTCATCATCGGTGTTTTTCCAGGCATCGGTGGTGCTACGGCGAACATCATCTCCTACGGTGTCGCGAGATCGAGTTCTAAATATCCAGAAAAGTTCGGCACCGGTATACCGGATGGAATCATCGCGAGTGAGGTTTCGAACAACGCCTCGGTCGGTGGAGCGATGGTGCCACTGCTCGCACTGGGCATACCTGGAGATGCGGTCACGGCTATCCTGCTTGGAGGCTTCATGATTCACGGAATAAACCCAGGGCCACTGATGTTCAAATACAACCCCGATCTGGTCTTCGGTGTCTATGCGGCCCAATTCTGGGGTAACGTAGTGATGCTCTTGCTTGGAGTTTTACTCATGAAGTTCTATATCTACTCGTTGAGTTTCCCAAAGCATTACCTACTGCCGTTGATCACGGTGTGCGCGGCTGTGGGAGCCTTCGGACTGAACAACAGGATTTTCGACATCTGGGTGATGCTGATCTTCGGCGTGGTGGGTTATGTGCTCAAAAAGCTCGATTTTCCGGTACTTCCAATCATAATTGCCTTCGTACTCGGTCCCATAGCCGAATCCAACCTGAGACAGGGCTTAACGGCGAGTGCCGGATCCTTCGCACCCATTTTCACAAGGCCCTTGTCGCTCACACTCTTAATCCTCGCAGCCTTCCTGTTCGTTTTGGGGAGGGTACTTGTCAAGAAGGGTGAATCTTCAAAATGTTGA